A stretch of the Azorhizobium caulinodans ORS 571 genome encodes the following:
- a CDS encoding DUF1153 domain-containing protein, with protein sequence MTDAYRPRVKYVIGPDGSPLTIADLPPPDTRRWVIRRKAEVVAAVRGGLISLEEACKRYTLTVDEFLSWQASIDRHGLPGLRTTRIQHYRQ encoded by the coding sequence ATGACCGATGCTTATCGGCCCAGAGTCAAATACGTGATCGGGCCTGACGGCAGTCCGCTGACGATTGCGGACCTGCCCCCTCCGGACACGCGCCGCTGGGTCATCCGCCGCAAGGCCGAGGTGGTTGCGGCGGTGCGCGGCGGCCTGATCAGCCTGGAAGAGGCCTGCAAGCGTTACACGCTGACGGTGGATGAGTTCCTGTCCTGGCAGGCCTCCATCGACCGCCACGGCCTTCCTGGCCTGCGCACGACGCGCATCCAGCATTATCGCCAGTAA
- the fdxB gene encoding ferredoxin III, nif-specific — protein MSQSTRDGRAWEPEYLVAIDDRKCIGCGRCYKVCGREVMTLKGITDEGEIVSLDDDEDDEVEKKIMVMADTGACIGCGACARVCPTNCQTHVPASQAA, from the coding sequence ATGTCTCAATCCACCCGCGACGGCCGCGCCTGGGAGCCGGAATATCTCGTCGCCATCGACGACAGGAAATGCATCGGCTGCGGCCGCTGCTACAAGGTCTGCGGCCGCGAGGTGATGACGCTCAAGGGCATCACTGACGAAGGCGAGATCGTCAGCCTCGACGATGACGAGGATGATGAGGTCGAGAAGAAGATCATGGTGATGGCCGATACCGGTGCCTGCATCGGCTGCGGCGCCTGTGCCCGCGTGTGCCCCACCAATTGCCAGACCCACGTGCCGGCCTCGCAGGCGGCCTGA
- a CDS encoding NifX-associated nitrogen fixation protein: MADTLELEANPAEAPFIKELIKVWRAQDSHGAWDSKGDLDLLEPYILDKEKRRALPIVGDPDPETLWRLELYYNAICLSIEKATGVMITPMMKMSHEGFGRMVLIGGRLIVVNKQLRDVHRFGFDSLAKLAEEGAKQVQAGIDMITKFEAVARY; this comes from the coding sequence ATGGCCGATACGCTGGAACTTGAAGCCAATCCCGCCGAAGCCCCCTTCATCAAGGAATTGATCAAGGTGTGGCGTGCCCAGGACAGCCACGGCGCCTGGGACAGCAAGGGCGATCTCGATCTTCTGGAGCCCTATATTCTCGATAAGGAGAAGCGCCGGGCCCTGCCCATCGTGGGCGATCCGGACCCGGAGACGCTGTGGCGGCTGGAGCTCTATTACAACGCCATCTGCCTCTCCATCGAGAAGGCGACCGGCGTCATGATCACGCCCATGATGAAGATGAGCCACGAGGGCTTCGGCCGCATGGTGCTCATCGGCGGCCGCCTGATCGTGGTCAACAAGCAGCTGCGCGACGTGCACCGCTTCGGTTTCGACAGCCTCGCCAAGCTCGCCGAGGAAGGCGCCAAGCAGGTGCAGGCCGGCATCGACATGATCACCAAGTTCGAGGCTGTGGCACGTTACTGA
- the nifX gene encoding nitrogen fixation protein NifX, producing MKIAFATQDLKRVDAHFGWAKNIAIYEISPEGHHFVEAIQFDGDLKEDGNEDKLGPKIEAIKDCAILYVAAIGGSGAARVVANNIHPMKVNQPEEISDLLVKLEGVLKGAPPPWLRKALAKGQERSFDFDE from the coding sequence ATGAAGATCGCCTTCGCGACCCAGGATTTGAAGCGCGTGGATGCCCATTTCGGCTGGGCCAAGAACATCGCCATCTATGAGATCAGCCCCGAGGGGCACCATTTCGTGGAGGCCATCCAGTTCGATGGCGACCTGAAGGAGGATGGCAATGAGGACAAGCTCGGTCCCAAGATCGAGGCGATCAAGGACTGCGCCATCCTCTATGTGGCGGCCATTGGCGGCTCCGGCGCGGCGCGCGTGGTGGCCAACAACATCCACCCCATGAAAGTGAACCAGCCCGAGGAGATTTCCGATCTGCTCGTGAAGCTGGAAGGCGTGCTCAAGGGCGCCCCGCCCCCCTGGCTGCGCAAGGCCCTCGCCAAGGGCCAGGAACGCAGCTTCGACTTCGACGAGTGA
- the nifN gene encoding nitrogenase iron-molybdenum cofactor biosynthesis protein NifN, with product MATVVHSRKACVVNPLKMSQPIGGALAFMGLRGAMPLLHGSQGCTSFGLVLFVRHFKEAIPMQTTAMSEVATVLGGYENVEQAVLNIHKRTKPEIIGICSTGVTETKGDDVEGYLKLIREKHPEVADLPMIYVSTPDFKDAFQDGWEKTVTRMVEVLVEVPDPAKRNAKRVNVLPGSHLTPGDLDELRTIIEDFGLIPSFLPDLAGSLDGHIPDEFTPTTIGGIGVDEIAAMGEAGWTIAIGAQMRRAAEAMEKKTGVPFRLFERLCGLEANDEFIMFLSQISGRPVPRKYRRQRGQLVDAMLDAHFHIGGRRLAIGAEPDLLFDMSSVLHEMGAHVTAAVTTTHSPVLERVHTDEVLIGDLEDLERLAKERECDLLITHSHGRQAASRLNIPFYRAGIPMFDRLGAGHQLSVGYRGTRTTLFTIANLLISDHEANHDATPDTWRTDGTHAAPMH from the coding sequence ATGGCCACCGTCGTCCACTCCAGGAAGGCCTGCGTCGTCAATCCCCTGAAGATGAGCCAGCCGATCGGTGGCGCGCTCGCCTTCATGGGTTTGCGCGGGGCCATGCCGCTGCTGCACGGTTCGCAGGGCTGCACCTCCTTCGGCCTAGTGCTGTTCGTGCGGCACTTCAAGGAGGCCATCCCCATGCAGACCACCGCCATGAGCGAGGTGGCCACGGTTCTCGGCGGCTACGAGAATGTGGAACAGGCGGTGCTCAACATCCACAAGCGCACCAAGCCGGAGATCATCGGCATCTGTTCCACGGGCGTCACCGAGACCAAGGGCGACGACGTGGAGGGCTATCTCAAGCTCATCCGCGAGAAGCATCCGGAGGTCGCCGACCTGCCCATGATCTATGTCTCCACCCCGGACTTCAAGGACGCCTTCCAGGATGGCTGGGAGAAAACCGTCACCCGCATGGTCGAGGTGCTGGTGGAGGTACCGGATCCGGCCAAGCGCAACGCCAAGCGGGTGAATGTGTTGCCGGGCAGCCACCTCACGCCCGGCGACCTTGATGAGCTGCGCACCATCATCGAGGACTTCGGCCTCATCCCCTCCTTCCTGCCGGATCTCGCCGGCTCGCTGGACGGGCATATTCCCGACGAATTCACCCCCACCACCATCGGCGGCATCGGCGTGGACGAGATCGCCGCCATGGGCGAGGCGGGCTGGACGATTGCCATCGGCGCGCAGATGCGCCGGGCGGCCGAGGCCATGGAGAAGAAGACCGGCGTGCCCTTCCGCCTGTTCGAGCGGCTGTGCGGGCTGGAGGCGAATGATGAATTCATCATGTTCCTCAGCCAGATCTCCGGCCGCCCGGTGCCGCGCAAGTATCGCCGCCAGCGCGGCCAGCTGGTGGATGCCATGCTGGACGCCCATTTCCACATCGGCGGCCGCCGGCTTGCCATCGGCGCCGAACCGGACCTCCTGTTCGACATGTCGTCCGTGCTGCACGAGATGGGGGCGCATGTGACCGCCGCCGTCACCACCACCCATTCGCCGGTGCTGGAGCGGGTCCACACCGACGAGGTGCTGATCGGCGATCTGGAGGATCTGGAGCGCCTCGCCAAGGAGCGCGAGTGCGATCTGCTCATCACCCATTCGCACGGGCGGCAGGCGGCCTCCCGGCTCAACATTCCCTTCTACCGGGCGGGCATTCCCATGTTCGACCGGCTGGGCGCCGGCCACCAGCTCTCCGTGGGCTATCGCGGCACCCGCACCACGCTCTTCACCATCGCCAACCTTCTCATCAGTGACCACGAGGCCAACCACGACGCCACGCCCGACACCTGGCGGACGGACGGCACTCATGCCGCTCCCATGCATTGA
- the nifE gene encoding nitrogenase iron-molybdenum cofactor biosynthesis protein NifE translates to MTSLSATIQDVFNEPGCGKNANKSEAERKKGCTKQLQPGGAAGGCAFDGAKIALQPLTDVAHLVHGPIACEGNSWDNRGARSSGSDLWRTSFTTDMNETDVVFGGEKRLFKAIRETIEKYDPPAVFVYQTCVPAMTGDDINAVCKAAKEKFGKPVIPINSPGFVGPKNLGNKLAGEALLEHVIGTEEPEYTTPYDLNIIGEYNLAGELWQIKPLFDELGIRIFASISGDGRYKEVAYSHRAKAAMMVCSKAMINVARKMEERYGIPFFEGSFYGIEDSSDSLREIARLLIERGAPAELMERTEAVIAREEAKAFAAIAAYKPRFQGKKVLLITGGVKSWSVVAALQEAGLELVGTSVKKSTREDKERIKELMGQDAHMIEDMTPREMYKMLKDAKADIMLSGGRSQFIALKAAMPWLDINQERHHAYMGYVGMVKLVEEIDKALFNPMWEQVRKPAPWDRPGESWQAKALAQMDAEAAVLAADPVAAEAARRAKKVCQCKSVDVGTIEDAIRAHGLSTVEGVRTHTNASGGCGACAIRIEEILAEPLPAVAAAPALRAAE, encoded by the coding sequence ATGACGTCGCTCTCGGCCACCATTCAGGACGTGTTCAACGAGCCCGGCTGCGGCAAGAACGCCAACAAGTCCGAGGCCGAGCGCAAGAAGGGCTGCACCAAGCAGCTCCAGCCCGGCGGCGCCGCCGGCGGCTGCGCCTTCGATGGCGCGAAGATAGCCCTCCAGCCGCTTACCGACGTCGCTCACCTCGTGCACGGCCCCATCGCCTGCGAGGGTAACAGCTGGGACAACCGCGGCGCCCGCTCCTCCGGCTCGGACCTCTGGCGCACCAGCTTCACCACCGACATGAACGAGACGGACGTGGTGTTCGGCGGCGAGAAGCGCCTGTTCAAGGCGATCCGCGAGACCATCGAGAAATATGATCCGCCCGCCGTCTTCGTCTACCAGACCTGCGTGCCGGCCATGACCGGCGACGACATCAACGCGGTCTGCAAGGCGGCGAAGGAGAAGTTCGGCAAGCCGGTGATCCCGATCAATTCGCCCGGCTTCGTCGGCCCCAAGAACCTCGGCAACAAGCTCGCGGGCGAAGCCCTGCTGGAGCATGTGATCGGCACCGAGGAACCTGAATATACGACGCCCTACGACCTCAACATCATCGGCGAATACAATCTCGCGGGCGAGCTGTGGCAGATCAAGCCGCTGTTCGACGAGCTCGGCATCCGCATCTTCGCCTCCATCTCCGGCGACGGGCGCTACAAGGAAGTGGCCTATTCCCACCGCGCCAAGGCGGCGATGATGGTGTGCTCCAAGGCCATGATCAATGTCGCCCGCAAGATGGAGGAGCGCTACGGCATCCCGTTCTTCGAGGGCTCCTTCTACGGCATCGAGGATTCGAGCGACTCCCTGCGGGAGATCGCGCGCCTGCTCATCGAGCGCGGCGCCCCGGCGGAACTGATGGAGCGCACCGAGGCGGTGATCGCCCGCGAGGAGGCCAAGGCCTTCGCGGCGATCGCCGCCTACAAGCCCCGTTTCCAGGGCAAGAAGGTGCTGCTCATCACCGGCGGCGTGAAGTCCTGGTCGGTGGTCGCGGCTCTTCAGGAGGCGGGCCTGGAGCTGGTGGGCACTTCGGTGAAGAAGTCCACCCGCGAGGACAAGGAGCGCATCAAGGAGCTGATGGGTCAGGATGCCCACATGATCGAGGACATGACGCCTCGTGAAATGTACAAGATGCTCAAGGATGCGAAGGCCGATATCATGCTTTCGGGCGGCCGCTCGCAATTCATCGCGCTGAAGGCCGCGATGCCCTGGCTCGACATCAACCAGGAACGCCACCACGCCTATATGGGCTATGTGGGCATGGTGAAGCTGGTGGAGGAGATCGACAAGGCGCTCTTCAACCCCATGTGGGAACAGGTGCGCAAGCCCGCCCCGTGGGATCGCCCCGGCGAGAGCTGGCAGGCCAAGGCGCTGGCCCAGATGGATGCGGAAGCCGCCGTGCTCGCCGCCGATCCGGTGGCCGCCGAGGCCGCCCGGCGTGCCAAGAAAGTGTGCCAGTGCAAGAGCGTGGACGTCGGGACCATCGAGGATGCCATCCGCGCCCACGGCCTTTCCACCGTGGAGGGCGTGCGCACACACACCAACGCCTCCGGCGGCTGCGGCGCCTGCGCCATCCGCATCGAGGAGATCCTGGCCGAGCCCCTGCCCGCGGTGGCAGCGGCGCCGGCGCTGCGGGCGGCGGAGTGA
- the nifK gene encoding nitrogenase molybdenum-iron protein subunit beta, whose product MTQNAEHVLDHFELFRGPEYQQMLANKQKMFENRRDPAEVERVREWAKTPEYRELNFAREALTVNPAKACQPLGAVFVAVGFEQTIPFVHGSQGCVAYYRSHFSRHFKEPTSCVSSSMTEDAAVFGGLNNMIDGLANTYSMYKPKMIAVSTTCMAEVIGDDLNAFIKTSKEKGSVPAEFDVPFAHTPAFVGSHVTGYDNAMKGVLEHFWDGKARTVPALERVPNEKINFLGGFDGYTVGNLREIKRIFELMGVEYTILGDNSEVWDTPTDGEFRMYDGGTTLEDAANAIHAKATLSMQEFCTEKTLPFIANHGQETVAFNHPIGVAGTDKFLMEIARLTGKEIPEELAKERGRLVDAIADSNAHIHGKKFAIYGDPDLCLGLAAFLLELGAEPTHVLATNGNKDWAEKMQALFDSSPFGANCHAYPGKDLWHMRSLLFTEPVDFLIGNTYGKYLERDTGTPLIRIGFPIFDRHHHHRRPVWGYQGGMNVLITILDKIFDEIDRNTNVPAKTDYSFDIIR is encoded by the coding sequence ATGACTCAGAATGCCGAACACGTGCTCGATCATTTCGAGCTATTCCGCGGCCCGGAATACCAGCAGATGCTGGCGAACAAGCAGAAGATGTTCGAGAACCGTCGCGATCCGGCCGAAGTGGAGCGCGTTCGGGAATGGGCCAAGACGCCCGAGTATCGCGAACTGAACTTCGCCCGCGAGGCGCTGACCGTGAACCCCGCCAAGGCCTGCCAGCCGCTCGGCGCCGTGTTCGTGGCGGTCGGCTTCGAGCAGACCATTCCCTTCGTGCACGGTTCGCAGGGCTGCGTCGCTTATTACCGCTCGCACTTCTCCCGCCACTTCAAGGAACCCACCTCCTGCGTCTCCTCGTCCATGACCGAGGACGCGGCGGTGTTCGGCGGCCTCAACAACATGATTGACGGCCTCGCCAACACCTATTCCATGTACAAGCCCAAGATGATCGCCGTCTCCACCACCTGCATGGCGGAAGTCATCGGCGACGACCTCAACGCCTTCATCAAGACCTCCAAGGAAAAAGGCTCGGTTCCCGCCGAGTTCGACGTGCCCTTCGCTCACACCCCGGCCTTCGTCGGCAGCCACGTCACCGGCTACGACAACGCCATGAAGGGCGTGCTGGAGCACTTCTGGGACGGCAAGGCCCGCACCGTGCCGGCGCTGGAGCGCGTGCCGAACGAGAAGATCAACTTCCTCGGCGGCTTCGACGGCTACACGGTCGGCAACCTGCGCGAGATCAAGCGCATTTTCGAGCTGATGGGCGTCGAATACACCATCCTCGGCGACAATTCCGAAGTGTGGGACACCCCCACCGACGGCGAGTTCCGCATGTATGACGGCGGCACCACGCTGGAGGACGCGGCCAACGCGATCCACGCCAAGGCCACCCTCTCCATGCAGGAGTTCTGCACCGAGAAGACCCTGCCCTTCATCGCCAACCACGGCCAGGAGACGGTCGCCTTCAACCATCCCATCGGGGTGGCCGGCACCGACAAGTTCCTGATGGAGATCGCCCGCCTCACCGGCAAGGAGATCCCCGAGGAGCTGGCCAAGGAGCGCGGCCGTCTGGTGGACGCCATCGCCGACTCCAACGCCCACATCCACGGCAAGAAGTTCGCCATCTATGGCGATCCGGACCTGTGCCTGGGCCTTGCCGCCTTCCTGCTGGAGCTGGGCGCCGAACCGACCCACGTCCTCGCCACCAATGGCAACAAGGACTGGGCGGAGAAGATGCAGGCGCTGTTCGACAGCTCGCCGTTCGGTGCCAACTGCCATGCCTATCCCGGCAAGGACCTGTGGCACATGCGCTCCCTGCTCTTCACCGAGCCGGTGGACTTCCTGATCGGCAACACCTACGGCAAGTATCTGGAGCGCGACACGGGCACCCCGCTGATCCGCATCGGCTTCCCAATCTTCGACCGCCACCACCACCACCGCCGTCCGGTGTGGGGCTATCAGGGCGGCATGAATGTCCTGATCACGATCCTCGACAAGATCTTTGACGAGATCGACCGCAACACCAACGTGCCGGCCAAGACCGACTACAGCTTCGACATCATCCGGTGA
- the nifD gene encoding nitrogenase molybdenum-iron protein alpha chain has protein sequence MSVSQPQTVEEIKARNKELIAEVLQVYPEKTAKRRAKHLNVHEAGKSDCGVKSNLKSVPGVMTIRGCAYAGSKGVVWGPIKDMIHISHGPVGCGQYSWAARRNYYIGTTGIDTFVTMQFTSDFQEKDIVFGGDKKLAKIMDEIQELFPLNNGITVQSECPIGLIGDDIEAVSKVKSKEYDGKTIVPVRCEGFRGVSQSLGHHIANDAVRDWVFDKLDPNAPPRFEPSDYDVAIIGDYNIGGDAWSSRILLEEMGLRVIAQWSGDGSLAELEATPKAKLNVLHCYRSMNYISRHMEEKYGIPWCEYNFFGPSKIAESLRKIAGFFDDKIKEGAERVIAKYQPLMDAVIAKYRPRLEGKTVMLYVGGLRPRHVIGAYEDLGMEVVGTGYEFAHNDDYQRTAQHYVKDGTIIYDDVTGYEFEKFVEKIQPDLVGSGIKEKYVFQKMGVPFRQMHSWDYSGPYHGYDGFAIFARDMDMAINSPVWKMAKAPWKQAPKPSLLAAE, from the coding sequence ATGAGCGTGTCACAGCCTCAGACCGTTGAGGAAATCAAGGCCCGCAACAAGGAACTGATCGCTGAAGTCCTGCAGGTCTATCCCGAGAAGACCGCCAAGCGCCGCGCCAAGCACCTGAACGTGCACGAGGCCGGCAAGTCGGACTGCGGCGTCAAGTCGAACCTGAAGTCCGTTCCGGGCGTCATGACCATCCGCGGCTGCGCCTACGCCGGCTCGAAGGGCGTGGTGTGGGGCCCGATCAAGGACATGATCCACATCAGCCACGGCCCAGTGGGCTGCGGCCAGTACAGCTGGGCGGCGCGCCGCAATTATTACATCGGCACGACCGGCATCGACACCTTCGTGACGATGCAGTTCACCTCCGACTTCCAGGAGAAGGACATCGTCTTCGGCGGCGACAAGAAGCTCGCCAAGATCATGGACGAGATCCAGGAACTGTTCCCGCTCAATAACGGCATCACGGTCCAGTCGGAATGCCCCATCGGCCTCATCGGCGACGACATCGAAGCGGTGTCGAAGGTGAAGTCGAAGGAGTATGACGGCAAGACCATCGTGCCGGTGCGGTGCGAGGGCTTCCGCGGCGTCTCCCAGTCGCTCGGTCACCACATCGCCAACGACGCGGTGCGCGACTGGGTGTTCGACAAGCTCGACCCGAACGCGCCTCCGCGCTTCGAGCCCAGCGATTATGACGTCGCCATCATCGGCGACTACAACATCGGTGGCGACGCTTGGTCCTCGCGCATTCTGCTCGAAGAAATGGGCCTGCGCGTCATCGCCCAGTGGTCCGGCGACGGCTCGCTGGCCGAGCTGGAGGCCACCCCGAAGGCCAAGCTCAACGTGCTCCACTGCTACCGCTCGATGAACTACATCTCGCGGCACATGGAAGAGAAGTACGGTATTCCGTGGTGCGAATACAACTTCTTCGGCCCCTCCAAGATCGCGGAATCGCTGCGCAAGATCGCCGGCTTCTTCGACGACAAGATCAAGGAAGGCGCCGAGCGCGTCATCGCCAAGTACCAGCCGCTGATGGACGCGGTCATCGCCAAGTATCGTCCGCGCCTCGAAGGCAAGACCGTGATGCTGTACGTGGGCGGCCTGCGTCCCCGTCACGTCATCGGCGCCTATGAGGACCTCGGCATGGAAGTGGTCGGCACGGGCTACGAGTTCGCCCATAACGACGACTACCAGCGCACGGCCCAGCACTACGTCAAGGATGGCACCATCATCTATGACGACGTGACCGGCTACGAGTTCGAGAAGTTCGTCGAGAAGATCCAGCCGGATCTGGTCGGCTCGGGCATCAAGGAAAAGTACGTCTTCCAGAAGATGGGCGTGCCCTTCCGCCAGATGCACTCCTGGGACTACTCGGGCCCCTACCACGGCTATGACGGCTTCGCGATCTTCGCGCGCGACATGGACATGGCCATCAACTCGCCCGTCTGGAAGATGGCGAAGGCGCCCTGGAAGCAGGCGCCCAAGCCCTCCCTTCTGGCCGCGGAATAG
- the nifH gene encoding nitrogenase iron protein: MSSLRQIAFYGKGGIGKSTTSQNTLAALAEMGHRILIVGCDPKADSTRLILHAKAQDTILSLAAAAGSVEDLELEEVMKIGYRDIRCVESGGPEPGVGCAGRGVITSINFLEENGAYEDIDYVSYDVLGDVVCGGFAMPIRENKAQEIYIVMSGEMMAMYAANNISKGILKYANSGGVRLGGLVCNERQTDKELELAENLAKKLGTQLIYFVPRDNIVQHAELRRMTVIEYAPDSVQANHYRNLAERVHNNGGKGIIPTPITMDELEDMLMEHGIMKTVDESQVGKTAAELAALSA; the protein is encoded by the coding sequence ATGTCGTCACTGAGACAGATCGCATTTTACGGCAAGGGGGGCATCGGCAAGTCGACGACGTCCCAGAACACGCTGGCGGCGCTGGCGGAGATGGGCCATCGCATCCTCATCGTCGGCTGCGACCCCAAGGCCGACTCAACCCGCCTCATCCTGCACGCCAAGGCGCAGGACACCATCCTGTCGCTGGCCGCCGCCGCCGGCAGCGTCGAAGACCTCGAGCTCGAAGAGGTCATGAAGATCGGCTACCGCGACATCCGCTGCGTGGAATCCGGCGGTCCGGAGCCGGGCGTCGGCTGCGCGGGGCGCGGCGTCATCACCTCCATCAATTTCCTGGAGGAGAACGGCGCCTATGAGGACATCGACTACGTCTCCTACGACGTGCTCGGCGACGTGGTGTGCGGCGGCTTCGCCATGCCCATCCGCGAGAACAAGGCGCAGGAAATCTACATCGTCATGTCCGGCGAGATGATGGCCATGTATGCGGCCAACAACATCTCCAAGGGCATTCTCAAGTACGCCAATTCCGGCGGCGTGCGCCTGGGCGGGCTCGTCTGCAACGAGCGCCAGACGGACAAGGAGCTGGAACTGGCCGAGAACCTCGCCAAGAAGCTCGGCACCCAGCTCATCTATTTCGTGCCGCGCGACAACATCGTGCAGCACGCCGAGCTGCGCCGCATGACGGTGATCGAGTATGCGCCCGACAGCGTTCAGGCGAACCACTATCGCAACCTCGCTGAGCGCGTCCACAACAATGGCGGCAAGGGCATCATCCCGACCCCCATCACCATGGACGAGCTCGAGGACATGCTCATGGAGCACGGCATCATGAAGACCGTGGACGAGAGCCAGGTCGGCAAGACCGCGGCCGAGCTCGCCGCGCTCTCCGCCTGA
- a CDS encoding SufE family protein, with translation MTLVDLTPLPTLEDIFENFALLDDWDDRYRYVIELGRTLPQLPDADRCDTNKVQGCVSQVWLATLVSPGPVLSFRGDSDAQIVRGLVAILFAMFSGRTARDILDADPVAVFERLGLKEHLTPQRSNGFRSMVARIRHDAQAALRDPI, from the coding sequence ATGACGCTTGTGGACCTCACCCCTCTGCCCACGCTCGAGGACATCTTCGAGAATTTCGCCCTGCTGGACGATTGGGATGACCGCTACCGTTATGTGATCGAACTTGGTCGCACGCTGCCGCAGCTGCCGGACGCGGACCGTTGCGATACCAACAAGGTGCAGGGCTGTGTGAGCCAGGTGTGGCTTGCGACACTGGTGTCGCCCGGCCCCGTCCTGTCGTTCCGGGGCGACAGCGATGCCCAGATCGTCCGGGGCCTTGTGGCGATCCTGTTCGCGATGTTTTCGGGCCGGACCGCGCGCGACATTCTGGATGCGGACCCCGTCGCCGTGTTCGAGCGCCTCGGCTTGAAGGAGCATCTGACGCCCCAGCGCTCGAACGGCTTCCGCTCCATGGTCGCGCGCATTCGGCACGATGCGCAGGCCGCGCTGCGCGATCCCATCTGA
- a CDS encoding 4Fe-4S binding protein, whose product MAYKIIASQCTVCGACEFECPNAAIRLKNDMYIIDPKKCTECEGSFDSPQCDAVCPVPGTCVPAG is encoded by the coding sequence ATGGCCTACAAGATCATCGCATCCCAATGCACGGTGTGCGGCGCCTGCGAGTTCGAATGCCCGAACGCCGCCATCCGGCTGAAGAACGACATGTACATCATCGACCCGAAGAAGTGCACGGAGTGCGAGGGCAGCTTCGACAGCCCGCAGTGCGACGCCGTGTGCCCGGTGCCCGGCACCTGCGTGCCCGCCGGCTGA